In Arthrobacter citreus, a single genomic region encodes these proteins:
- a CDS encoding thiamine biosynthesis protein MoeB (catalyzes the formation of a high-energy acyladenylate intermediate and subsequently to the formation of a thiocarboxylate at the C termini of MoaD or ThiS in the molybdopterin or thiamin pyrophosphate biosynthesis pathways), translated as MINRYAKQELFLGTDHQLNLQKASAIIIGVGALGSSIGEMLVRAGIGNITIVDRDYVEWSNLQRQSLYTEEDARNKLPKVIAAKNRLQQINSEVTINSFITDITSLNVEELIKDQTIILDATDNFETRMVVNDAAIKHGIPFIFGACVGSYGLSFPIIPGKTPCLNCLLNHIPTLNMTCDTVGVISPIVQMIAAYQVTYAMQYLTNYELSPILQSIDVWKHEKSDINIERLKNHNCPTCGPIRSYPYLNNDHQMKSYVLCGRDAVQLSISSTNVPSLQDLSERLIGLVHDLIVNPYLLACTFENHRIVLFKDGRAIIHGTKEPAVAKELYRKIII; from the coding sequence TTGATAAACCGATATGCAAAACAAGAATTATTCCTAGGAACAGATCATCAATTAAACTTACAAAAAGCCAGTGCCATCATTATTGGTGTTGGTGCACTTGGTTCATCAATTGGAGAAATGCTTGTAAGAGCCGGCATAGGAAATATAACAATTGTTGACCGTGATTATGTTGAATGGAGTAATTTACAAAGGCAATCTCTTTATACCGAAGAAGATGCTAGAAATAAACTACCTAAAGTAATTGCAGCTAAAAACCGACTACAACAGATTAATAGTGAAGTAACAATTAATAGTTTTATAACTGATATTACTAGTCTTAATGTTGAAGAACTTATTAAAGATCAAACAATTATTCTAGATGCTACAGATAATTTTGAGACTAGAATGGTTGTTAATGATGCTGCAATTAAGCATGGAATTCCATTTATTTTTGGTGCTTGTGTTGGGAGCTATGGCCTTTCTTTTCCAATTATTCCAGGAAAAACTCCTTGTCTTAACTGTTTATTAAATCATATACCAACATTAAATATGACTTGTGACACAGTCGGAGTCATTAGTCCAATTGTACAAATGATTGCTGCGTACCAAGTCACTTATGCCATGCAATATCTTACAAACTATGAACTTTCACCAATCTTACAATCGATTGATGTTTGGAAGCATGAAAAGTCTGATATAAACATCGAAAGATTAAAGAATCATAATTGTCCAACATGTGGTCCGATCAGAAGTTATCCATATTTAAACAACGATCATCAAATGAAGTCATATGTATTATGTGGAAGAGATGCTGTCCAATTGAGTATTTCTTCTACTAACGTTCCGTCACTACAAGATCTTTCTGAAAGATTAATAGGATTAGTACATGATTTGATTGTGAACCCGTATTTATTAGCATGTACCTTTGAAAATCACCGAATTGTTTTATTTAAAGACGGTCGTGCAATTATTCACGGTACAAAGGAACCAGCTGTTGCGAAAGAGCTCTATCGTAAAATCATTATATAA
- a CDS encoding Zn-dependent alcohol dehydrogenase yields the protein MKMKAAVMNAHGEPLIIKDVELAEPKANEVLVKIAATGVCHSDLNALDDTTTPIPTILGHEGAGIVEAVGPNVKNVKPGDKVALSWVPYCGTCEFCITGDVHLCESAFGPMFDGTLLDGTSRLSCDGEKVYHNSLLSTFAEYTVVPEMSCVKIPDEMPLAQASLIGCGVATGYGAAVNAAGVKPGSSVAVFGIGGVGVNAIQGAKIAGASKIIACDVKESNLEIAKKFGATHTVNVAEENAEEKLKELTGGFGVNYAIDCTGNTNAAESAWKGTRKGGTVVVVGAFNPSKVLNLPAGGFHRVGKVLKGSFYGDTQPFRDFPIISKLYLDGKFNLDDLVLDRIKLDDINSAFDSFHDSCCVNVGRTVIEFPIDEESSLSLVGSTGQESK from the coding sequence ATGAAAATGAAAGCAGCAGTAATGAACGCACATGGTGAACCACTTATTATTAAAGATGTTGAACTAGCAGAGCCTAAAGCAAATGAAGTACTTGTTAAAATAGCAGCAACTGGTGTTTGTCATAGTGATCTAAACGCATTAGATGATACAACAACACCTATTCCGACTATTCTTGGGCATGAAGGGGCAGGAATTGTAGAAGCTGTCGGTCCAAATGTGAAAAATGTAAAACCAGGTGATAAAGTGGCATTAAGCTGGGTTCCATATTGTGGAACTTGCGAGTTCTGTATAACGGGAGATGTGCATTTATGTGAATCAGCATTTGGACCAATGTTCGATGGTACATTGCTTGATGGGACTTCTCGCTTAAGCTGTGATGGGGAAAAAGTTTACCATAACTCTCTATTATCTACTTTTGCTGAATATACTGTTGTTCCTGAAATGTCATGTGTAAAAATTCCCGATGAAATGCCACTTGCTCAAGCATCATTAATCGGTTGTGGTGTTGCAACAGGCTACGGAGCAGCAGTCAATGCTGCTGGTGTTAAGCCAGGTTCATCTGTAGCAGTATTCGGAATCGGTGGAGTAGGAGTTAATGCGATTCAAGGAGCTAAAATCGCAGGTGCTTCAAAAATTATTGCGTGTGATGTTAAAGAATCTAATCTTGAGATTGCGAAAAAGTTTGGAGCAACACATACAGTTAATGTAGCTGAAGAAAATGCTGAAGAAAAACTAAAAGAATTAACAGGTGGATTCGGCGTTAACTATGCAATTGATTGTACGGGAAATACAAATGCAGCTGAAAGTGCTTGGAAAGGAACAAGAAAAGGTGGAACAGTAGTAGTTGTTGGTGCTTTCAATCCTTCTAAAGTTCTTAACCTACCAGCTGGTGGTTTCCATCGCGTTGGAAAAGTTCTTAAAGGAAGTTTTTACGGTGATACACAACCTTTTAGAGACTTCCCTATCATTTCAAAATTATATTTAGATGGAAAATTTAATCTAGATGATCTAGTTTTAGATCGAATCAAGTTGGATGATATTAACTCAGCATTTGATTCCTTCCATGATAGTTGCTGTGTAAATGTAGGTAGAACAGTTATTGAATTTCCAATTGATGAAGAGTCTAGCTTATCTTTAGTAGGTTCTACAGGACAAGAGTCTAAGTAA
- a CDS encoding aldehyde dehydrogenase family protein, translating into MTKVENKKHFEGIEQPKLDWAKEWLQETKKLYINGEWVDSSSDEEIESINPANGKVIGKIQGATKEDIDKAVEAARVAFDHGPWRKVTRKERAKILRKISELMKEHQAELATLEALDNGKLYTEAYNDDVQEALEMFEYYAGWTDKYYGENNPVEGDFLSVTTRDPIGVCGQIVPFNFPIDMAAWKLAPALAMGNTVILKPSSTTSFSAIRLFEIIDEANILPPGVLNLILGKGKIGSHISRHMGVDKVSFTGSTGVGKQLVHDSADSNLKPVTLELGGKSPNIIFSDAPDVDAAIERSFYGLFTHKGEKCSAPTRLFVQRDIYEKTVNRLADYANSYKLGDQFDPESNQGAQISESHMESILGYIKSGVEEGARLAAGGERDLTGENANGYFVRPTIFADVHNKMTIAQEEIFGPVLCVIPFDTEEEVVEMANDTIYGLAAGLWTNDVSRANRVAKKLEAGMVFVNKYGCYDFASPFGGWKQSGWGKEYAIHSLQSYTKTKAIWFAY; encoded by the coding sequence ATGACTAAAGTAGAGAATAAAAAACATTTTGAAGGTATCGAACAACCAAAATTAGATTGGGCAAAAGAATGGTTACAAGAAACAAAGAAACTATATATCAATGGTGAATGGGTAGATAGCAGTAGTGATGAAGAAATTGAATCGATTAATCCAGCAAACGGAAAAGTAATTGGAAAAATTCAAGGCGCTACAAAAGAAGATATTGATAAAGCGGTTGAGGCCGCGCGTGTTGCGTTTGATCATGGCCCATGGCGTAAAGTAACTCGTAAAGAAAGAGCAAAAATTCTACGTAAGATTAGTGAGCTTATGAAAGAACATCAAGCAGAACTAGCTACTTTAGAAGCATTGGATAACGGCAAACTATACACAGAAGCATATAATGACGACGTTCAGGAAGCATTAGAAATGTTCGAATATTATGCAGGCTGGACTGATAAATACTATGGTGAAAATAACCCGGTTGAAGGCGACTTTTTAAGTGTAACAACAAGAGATCCAATTGGTGTTTGTGGACAAATTGTACCATTTAACTTCCCGATTGACATGGCTGCATGGAAGCTTGCTCCTGCTCTTGCAATGGGGAACACAGTAATCTTAAAGCCGTCTAGTACGACATCTTTTTCAGCTATTAGACTATTTGAAATTATTGACGAGGCTAATATTTTACCTCCGGGTGTTCTAAATCTAATACTAGGTAAAGGAAAAATTGGTTCACATATTTCTCGTCATATGGGCGTTGATAAAGTTTCCTTTACTGGAAGTACAGGTGTGGGAAAACAGCTTGTTCACGATTCGGCAGACTCTAATTTAAAACCAGTTACACTTGAGCTTGGTGGGAAGTCGCCAAACATTATCTTTAGTGACGCTCCAGATGTGGACGCTGCAATTGAACGTTCTTTCTATGGATTATTTACTCACAAAGGTGAGAAATGCTCTGCACCAACAAGATTATTTGTTCAACGTGATATTTATGAAAAAACAGTAAATCGTTTAGCAGATTATGCTAATAGTTATAAATTAGGTGACCAATTTGATCCGGAATCAAATCAAGGTGCGCAAATTTCAGAATCGCATATGGAAAGTATTTTAGGCTACATCAAAAGCGGAGTTGAAGAAGGTGCTCGTCTTGCTGCTGGTGGAGAAAGGGATCTGACTGGCGAAAATGCAAATGGCTATTTCGTTCGTCCAACTATTTTTGCAGACGTACATAATAAAATGACAATTGCACAAGAAGAAATCTTTGGTCCAGTTCTTTGCGTTATTCCATTCGATACAGAAGAAGAAGTAGTTGAAATGGCAAATGACACGATTTATGGTTTAGCTGCCGGCTTATGGACGAATGATGTATCACGTGCGAATCGCGTAGCTAAAAAATTAGAGGCTGGAATGGTGTTTGTTAATAAATATGGATGTTATGACTTTGCTAGTCCATTCGGTGGATGGAAACAAAGTGGCTGGGGTAAAGAATATGCCATTCATTCATTACAATCTTACACAAAAACAAAAGCAATTTGGTTTGCTTACTAA
- a CDS encoding aspartate ammonia-lyase — protein MRKEVDSFGTVEISNQFLYGVQTVRAVQNLSFSGKTLSQYPKYIESLAIVKKAAAITNIETGAIDESIGSFILQACDELISGRHFDQFPVDILHGGGGIGTNMNINEVIANIANELNEGMRGTYSPIHPNDDVNASQSTSDVCHTAMRLAIIKEFEQLNLVVSEVQTTIEKMVDSFIEITTISRTCLQDAMRIQLGDFISGYAAMLSRRQQLLKQSVIELKKVNLGGTVIGTGTGASTMYQDLVIHNLSKVAGFQLQKRENLIDAAQNIDDLANVSNQLTLLATCLIKMGKDLRLLSSGPEAGFSEIILPSVMAGSSFFPGKVNPVIPETLIQSCFQVLGCDRVVQAALEHGELNLNIFEGVAGANIIDAIKMLEKALNLFNEKCLEGIKVNKEKCEEYANSLIPSVVELKEKHGYSFVSKLMKEKGKNGVKELLNGGGLEND, from the coding sequence ATGCGAAAAGAAGTTGATTCTTTTGGAACTGTAGAAATATCAAATCAGTTCTTATATGGGGTTCAAACAGTTCGAGCAGTACAGAATCTTTCATTCTCTGGAAAAACTTTAAGTCAATATCCAAAGTATATTGAGTCACTTGCAATCGTTAAAAAAGCTGCTGCAATTACAAATATAGAAACAGGTGCAATAGATGAATCCATTGGTTCATTTATTTTACAAGCCTGTGATGAACTAATTTCCGGTAGACATTTTGACCAATTTCCTGTTGATATTCTCCATGGCGGTGGAGGAATTGGTACAAATATGAACATTAACGAAGTCATTGCAAATATAGCGAATGAATTAAACGAAGGAATGAGAGGAACTTATTCACCTATTCATCCAAACGATGATGTGAATGCTTCTCAATCTACTTCTGATGTATGTCATACCGCCATGAGACTTGCCATTATTAAAGAGTTTGAACAACTGAACTTAGTAGTAAGTGAAGTTCAAACTACAATCGAAAAAATGGTCGATTCATTTATAGAGATTACAACAATTTCAAGAACATGTTTGCAAGATGCGATGAGAATTCAATTAGGTGATTTTATTAGTGGATATGCCGCAATGTTATCTAGAAGGCAACAGTTACTTAAACAAAGTGTTATCGAGTTGAAGAAAGTAAACTTGGGTGGCACTGTAATTGGAACAGGAACTGGCGCATCGACAATGTATCAAGATTTGGTTATTCATAATCTTTCAAAAGTTGCTGGTTTTCAGCTTCAAAAGCGTGAAAATTTAATTGATGCTGCTCAAAACATAGATGATTTAGCAAATGTTTCAAATCAATTAACATTACTTGCAACCTGTCTAATCAAAATGGGGAAAGACTTGAGATTATTATCTTCTGGGCCGGAAGCTGGTTTTTCGGAAATTATTCTACCATCTGTAATGGCTGGTTCATCTTTCTTCCCAGGAAAAGTAAATCCTGTAATACCAGAAACATTGATCCAAAGCTGCTTCCAAGTTTTAGGCTGCGACAGAGTTGTACAGGCAGCTTTAGAGCATGGCGAATTAAATTTAAATATTTTTGAAGGTGTAGCTGGAGCAAATATTATAGATGCAATAAAGATGCTAGAAAAAGCACTCAACTTATTTAACGAGAAGTGTTTGGAAGGCATAAAAGTTAATAAAGAAAAATGTGAAGAATACGCAAATAGTTTAATTCCTTCTGTAGTTGAATTAAAGGAGAAGCATGGTTATTCGTTTGTTTCGAAATTAATGAAGGAAAAGGGTAAGAACGGCGTAAAGGAATTATTAAATGGAGGAGGACTTGAAAATGACTAA
- a CDS encoding IclR family transcriptional regulator, translating into MKINNDVKNQKSSKQDLSSVQAVDRALLLLKIVADSEIPISIGNLAEISDMNRTTAWRLIGTLENHGFVERDPKTKGYQLGYAVNHLASKVPQYGSLVRRASKSMEKLKEEIQETVLLSVPKQNGTLTIEQIDPENSVRLVVDYVNAFLPLHCTSNGKILLSQLPPKELDIFLEKPLEKLTPYTITSPEQLRNELNSVRERGFGTSICELDENENGISAPVYDKAQNLVAFISVCGPSFRFTKEKMLSSVDLLISTCQQVTNYLD; encoded by the coding sequence ATGAAGATAAATAACGATGTAAAAAACCAAAAAAGTTCAAAGCAAGACCTTTCATCAGTACAAGCAGTAGATCGCGCACTTTTATTATTAAAAATCGTTGCTGATAGTGAAATTCCTATCTCTATAGGGAATCTAGCTGAAATATCAGATATGAATCGAACAACGGCATGGCGACTTATTGGTACTCTTGAGAACCATGGATTTGTTGAGCGTGACCCCAAAACTAAGGGCTACCAGCTTGGATATGCGGTAAATCATCTTGCGTCTAAAGTTCCGCAATACGGTTCTCTTGTAAGACGCGCAAGTAAAAGTATGGAGAAATTAAAAGAAGAAATTCAGGAAACTGTTCTCTTAAGTGTTCCTAAACAGAATGGAACATTAACAATTGAGCAAATTGATCCAGAAAACAGTGTTAGGTTAGTTGTAGATTATGTTAATGCTTTTCTACCTTTACACTGTACTTCAAATGGAAAAATTCTTTTAAGCCAGCTTCCACCAAAAGAATTAGATATATTTTTGGAAAAGCCTTTGGAAAAGTTAACTCCTTATACGATTACAAGCCCTGAGCAATTACGTAATGAACTTAATAGTGTTCGAGAAAGGGGATTTGGCACTTCGATTTGCGAACTAGATGAAAATGAAAACGGTATTTCTGCACCAGTTTATGATAAAGCACAAAATCTTGTTGCGTTCATAAGTGTTTGTGGACCAAGTTTTCGTTTTACAAAAGAGAAAATGTTATCATCAGTTGATTTATTAATTTCTACTTGCCAGCAAGTTACAAATTATCTTGATTAA
- a CDS encoding MFS transporter, with translation MKVNQTIKMDDAPLNKFHIKMAGLTFGAHFNDGYILGIIGTALTLLTPQMHLNAFWLGLIGSSALIGLFLGSLVLGWVSDIIGRQKIFVLSFVLITIASLLQFFVDSPSQLFILRLLIGIGIGGDYSVGHTMLAEFAPKKHRGVLLGSFSVIWTIGYVVSTFVGLWLQHIGPDAWRWMLASSTIPSVIILFLRIGTPESPRWLINKGRIDEAREIAKKYVGKNIVLDNETPSKEDSSFSVLFNKKYRKRTAFNSLFFACLVMPYFAIYTFLPNILSIMGLKEGFGTDFLLNIILIIGAVIGIWFTIIFSRRGFLISSFIILVVSLFVLSVSPSSATTLMIICFAVFTLILSAVSNLVGVFPAESFPTEVRSSGVGLSTAISRLGSAISTFLLPLGLSHFGLGNTMLALTGVLVVGTLVSIAWAPETKNLSLNEASKTDDLKKPNSNLVDIKPNIL, from the coding sequence ATGAAGGTAAACCAAACGATAAAAATGGATGATGCGCCACTTAATAAGTTCCACATTAAAATGGCAGGGCTTACATTTGGTGCACATTTTAATGACGGTTATATTCTCGGAATAATAGGGACCGCACTGACATTGCTTACTCCCCAAATGCATCTTAATGCATTTTGGCTTGGATTAATCGGCAGCTCCGCTTTAATTGGGCTATTCTTAGGAAGTTTAGTTCTAGGATGGGTATCAGATATTATCGGTAGACAAAAAATATTTGTTTTAAGCTTTGTACTCATTACAATCGCTTCATTACTTCAATTTTTTGTAGATAGTCCTTCACAGTTATTTATTCTACGACTATTAATTGGGATCGGAATTGGTGGAGACTATAGCGTTGGTCATACAATGTTAGCAGAGTTCGCACCAAAAAAGCATCGTGGAGTATTACTAGGATCATTTAGTGTAATTTGGACAATTGGTTATGTTGTTTCAACATTCGTTGGACTATGGTTGCAACATATTGGCCCAGATGCTTGGCGCTGGATGTTAGCTTCTTCGACAATTCCATCAGTAATCATTTTATTCCTACGAATTGGAACGCCAGAATCACCAAGATGGTTAATTAACAAAGGCCGTATTGATGAAGCAAGAGAAATAGCAAAAAAGTATGTTGGTAAAAATATTGTTTTAGATAATGAAACACCATCAAAAGAAGATAGTAGCTTTTCTGTTTTATTTAATAAAAAATATAGAAAAAGAACAGCATTTAATAGTCTTTTCTTTGCATGTTTAGTAATGCCTTATTTTGCAATCTATACTTTCCTACCAAATATATTAAGTATTATGGGCTTAAAGGAAGGCTTTGGAACAGATTTCTTATTAAACATAATTTTAATTATCGGAGCAGTTATAGGTATCTGGTTTACAATCATTTTCTCTCGTAGAGGCTTCTTAATCAGTTCTTTCATTATTCTTGTAGTGTCTTTATTCGTATTAAGCGTCTCACCAAGTAGTGCAACAACATTAATGATTATCTGTTTTGCAGTGTTCACATTAATCTTGTCAGCCGTAAGTAATCTTGTAGGAGTTTTTCCAGCTGAAAGTTTCCCTACCGAAGTGAGATCATCAGGGGTCGGACTTTCTACTGCAATTAGCCGACTTGGATCAGCAATCAGTACATTCCTATTACCATTAGGTCTTTCACATTTTGGTTTAGGTAATACAATGCTAGCATTAACAGGAGTTTTAGTTGTTGGAACATTAGTATCAATTGCATGGGCACCTGAAACTAAAAACTTATCACTTAATGAAGCTAGTAAAACAGATGATTTAAAAAAGCCAAATAGTAATCTAGTCGAC